In the Magnetospira sp. QH-2 genome, one interval contains:
- a CDS encoding ABC transporter substrate-binding protein, with the protein MIGIELDGTGHDRPEPWGIAMKIFNKAKCKTIAGSVLIAGMTYFSASGAALSETLKICYLEWGSMGGKALPDLGYIPDSVTKILEHAGYQVEVSILPWNRCIQQTKATKFDLVADAWRGPTFDPDFDYLRMHHIDRINYVTLNSSGIEDAENQSLKGKRVGYLATSGGLEKFYENQDLFSYVAKVNYEDAMLRILANKRVDIILSDPLALLAAADGVKPGLSKEMKVLEPPLQLNLASPLISKKHPKKAEIMERFSQAFGALRKTDFFEKMMKKHGLLIKYPAEDQL; encoded by the coding sequence ATGATCGGCATCGAATTGGATGGCACGGGACACGACCGGCCTGAACCATGGGGGATCGCAATGAAAATCTTCAATAAGGCGAAATGTAAAACGATCGCCGGTTCCGTTTTGATCGCAGGTATGACCTATTTCAGTGCCTCGGGCGCTGCTTTGTCAGAGACCTTGAAGATCTGCTACCTGGAATGGGGCAGCATGGGGGGCAAGGCTTTGCCTGATCTGGGATATATCCCGGATTCCGTTACTAAAATTCTCGAACATGCGGGCTATCAGGTGGAGGTCTCCATCCTGCCTTGGAACCGCTGCATCCAACAGACCAAGGCGACGAAATTCGATCTGGTGGCCGATGCCTGGCGCGGGCCGACCTTTGATCCGGATTTCGACTATTTGAGAATGCATCATATCGACCGGATCAATTATGTAACGCTCAATTCCTCGGGCATTGAGGATGCTGAAAACCAATCCCTTAAAGGCAAACGCGTGGGGTACTTGGCGACTTCCGGTGGCCTTGAGAAATTCTACGAGAACCAAGATCTTTTCTCCTATGTGGCCAAGGTCAACTACGAAGACGCCATGCTCCGCATTCTGGCCAACAAACGGGTGGACATCATTCTGAGCGATCCCTTGGCGCTGTTGGCCGCCGCGGACGGGGTCAAGCCCGGCCTAAGCAAGGAAATGAAGGTTCTCGAACCGCCGCTGCAACTCAATCTCGCCTCGCCGCTGATTTCCAAAAAACACCCCAAGAAGGCGGAAATCATGGAGAGATTCAGCCAGGCCTTTGGGGCGCTACGGAAGACGGATTTTTTTGAAAAGATGATGAAAAAGCACGGTCTTTTGATCAAATACCCGGCGGAGGATCAGCTCTGA
- a CDS encoding ABC transporter substrate-binding protein, whose protein sequence is MLRLMIGLLLLGGLLWGQGTRAEDGGLTLVSATMPHGLLEEIDGKVTGAYAAFFHEASRRSGIPIKIKLFPWARALKNTEKSKELLIFPFTRNADREERFSWIAPLLENPVCFATLGAKIDSLDDARNLKRAIVWRGSSPQTFLEAQGFKNLIETDNLAHLTRILKRSPNSGWAFNCNEAQTFIDGEKKTLSLVVGAPVWTEVSWLAGGRSFASTPAVVAFTQAMDALREEKYLEKRLAEVGQ, encoded by the coding sequence ATGCTGCGCTTGATGATCGGATTGCTTTTGCTTGGGGGATTGCTTTGGGGACAGGGGACCCGGGCGGAAGATGGCGGATTGACCTTGGTCTCGGCCACCATGCCCCATGGGCTCTTGGAGGAAATCGACGGCAAGGTTACCGGCGCCTATGCCGCCTTTTTCCATGAAGCCTCCCGGCGTTCGGGTATCCCCATCAAGATTAAGCTGTTCCCTTGGGCCCGGGCGCTGAAGAACACGGAAAAGTCCAAGGAATTGCTGATCTTTCCGTTCACTCGCAATGCCGACCGGGAAGAGCGATTTTCGTGGATCGCCCCCTTGCTGGAAAACCCAGTATGCTTCGCGACGCTCGGGGCCAAGATCGATAGCCTGGATGACGCGCGCAACCTGAAACGGGCCATCGTCTGGCGCGGGAGTTCGCCGCAGACTTTTCTCGAAGCGCAGGGGTTCAAGAACCTGATTGAAACGGACAATCTGGCCCATCTCACCCGGATCCTTAAACGTTCACCCAATTCGGGTTGGGCCTTCAATTGTAATGAAGCCCAGACCTTCATCGACGGGGAGAAGAAGACTCTATCCCTGGTGGTCGGTGCACCGGTCTGGACGGAAGTCTCCTGGCTGGCGGGGGGCCGCTCTTTCGCCTCGACACCGGCTGTGGTGGCGTTCACCCAGGCCATGGATGCCTTGCGCGAGGAGAAATACCTGGAAAAGAGGCTTGCCGAGGTGGGTCAATGA
- a CDS encoding transporter substrate-binding domain-containing protein, whose translation MAYCQDCIPFHFKDENGKPAGMIIDHWRKWSEKTGVGIEFVAASWNETLEMVRTGAAQVHAGLYYNAERDRYLDYGSALRETETHVFFNKDIPLVSEVTKLAAYRVGVVAGDYVEGFLKQEIPQGSVTGYADYEALVADLESGALKVFAADKPTAIYHLANAGLRDDFAHPIDRPLYRNDWKPAVRQGDAETLALIEKGMAAITEAEKEDIARPWRADTGIGLTPSEREWLAAHPVIQLGSDRAWPPFEYLDDQDRHRGLSAAYAQRLEKILGVTLSPPASLTWTENITRAKDGRIDMLTSVAPTPEREEFLIFTKPYMTWPNVIATRSDIQDIGSVEDLDGLRVGVVAGYAIEEIMKREHPRVIIVSHKDMPEGLLALSTGKTDAFVDSFGTINHYARQMQLGNIAVVAPTPHIIEIGFGVRADWPELARIMDKALSAITPEERGQMLEAIGLPAQIPFAKAPTRAKQRASRVSGTEAVVLVTVFVVVGILLVTLIWLIRGQKRPLLRSLRGKSLMFIVGVFVLVGGSTLWVMGYVSDRISVQFGQYIAERHVLWHKEKVLGTIKRELALSKQMAESEILSQWMQDENDPDLATRARRELQSYHDNFNNHIYFAGVRKSGHFFYADEKVERVELEVVDTLSSQDEDDDWFFASLKDSSPYHFNVDHNSDLGVTNLWINYVLREGRNVHGVVGTGIHLTDFIDDFIASDIDDVTAMMIGSGGAIHAHADATKIDHNVLGKSMDDDAGIWGLLGSDEERQLLRDRMDKLKSGGKGAEAIFLRVDGINGLVALSYLEPLDWYNMAVFEPSALVGLNEAGTLLAALVLAFSISVIAFVVGQNILVIRPLNQLTHGARRLSDGDYHVQLAVEQQDELGDLSRTFNTMAATIDDYTKNLETKVDERTRELSEAYEIITGSIDYASRIQRSVLPETDVMDDDFQDHFIIWEPRDVVGGDLYWHRNTFSGPLIIVADCTGHGVPGAFMGMIATGALNHALAENPDADPARLLQRMNQLVKESLGQDRDDGESDDGLELGICHLDPEAGVLRFAGARFSLFVGDHEGIRELSGDKAGIGYRAVPVDQTFKVQTIDNPQDSTFYMSSDGLIDQIGGDRHRSFGKKRFRSLLETIRHLPLSEQRQRILDEFEAYQGQEVRRDDLCVVGFRPLVR comes from the coding sequence TCATCGACCATTGGCGGAAGTGGTCGGAAAAAACCGGGGTCGGGATTGAGTTCGTCGCCGCATCTTGGAACGAAACCTTGGAAATGGTCCGCACCGGGGCCGCGCAGGTCCACGCGGGGTTATATTACAACGCGGAACGGGACCGCTATCTGGACTATGGGTCGGCCCTGCGCGAAACCGAGACCCATGTCTTCTTCAACAAAGACATCCCCTTGGTTTCCGAGGTCACCAAGCTTGCAGCCTATCGGGTTGGAGTGGTGGCGGGGGATTATGTGGAAGGTTTCCTCAAGCAGGAGATTCCGCAGGGCAGCGTCACCGGATATGCGGATTACGAAGCCCTTGTGGCCGACCTGGAATCAGGCGCTTTGAAAGTCTTTGCCGCCGATAAACCCACCGCCATTTATCATTTGGCCAATGCCGGACTGAGGGATGATTTCGCCCATCCCATCGATCGACCGCTCTACCGCAACGACTGGAAACCTGCTGTGCGGCAAGGAGATGCGGAAACTCTGGCGTTGATTGAAAAGGGCATGGCCGCCATCACCGAGGCGGAAAAAGAGGATATTGCCCGGCCCTGGCGTGCCGACACGGGCATCGGTCTGACCCCGTCGGAACGGGAATGGCTCGCCGCCCATCCCGTGATTCAGTTGGGATCGGACCGCGCCTGGCCGCCATTCGAGTATCTGGATGACCAAGACCGTCATCGCGGTCTCAGCGCAGCCTATGCCCAACGCTTGGAGAAGATCCTCGGCGTGACCCTCAGTCCGCCAGCCTCACTGACCTGGACGGAAAACATCACCCGGGCCAAGGACGGCCGGATCGATATGCTGACATCGGTGGCGCCGACGCCGGAACGGGAAGAGTTCCTGATCTTCACCAAGCCGTACATGACCTGGCCCAACGTCATCGCCACCCGCTCGGATATTCAGGATATCGGCAGTGTCGAGGATTTGGACGGACTTCGGGTTGGGGTGGTGGCAGGCTATGCCATCGAAGAGATCATGAAGCGCGAGCATCCCAGGGTGATAATCGTCTCGCACAAGGACATGCCGGAAGGCCTGCTCGCCCTGTCCACCGGCAAAACCGATGCCTTTGTGGATTCCTTTGGGACCATCAACCATTATGCCCGACAGATGCAATTGGGCAATATCGCTGTGGTCGCCCCAACTCCTCACATCATCGAAATCGGCTTTGGTGTCCGGGCGGACTGGCCCGAACTGGCCCGCATCATGGACAAGGCCCTGTCCGCCATCACGCCCGAAGAACGGGGACAGATGCTGGAGGCCATCGGTCTGCCGGCACAGATCCCGTTTGCCAAGGCACCCACCCGCGCCAAACAAAGGGCCAGTCGGGTTTCCGGGACGGAAGCGGTGGTCCTGGTCACGGTCTTTGTCGTCGTCGGCATCCTCCTGGTGACCCTGATCTGGCTCATCCGCGGACAAAAACGCCCGCTGCTGCGCAGCCTGCGGGGCAAAAGCCTGATGTTCATTGTCGGTGTATTCGTTCTGGTCGGCGGTTCGACCCTGTGGGTCATGGGCTATGTCAGTGATCGGATATCCGTCCAATTCGGACAGTACATCGCCGAACGCCATGTGCTGTGGCACAAGGAAAAAGTGCTCGGCACCATCAAACGGGAACTGGCACTGTCCAAACAGATGGCTGAATCCGAGATTCTCAGCCAGTGGATGCAAGACGAGAACGATCCGGACCTAGCCACCCGGGCCCGCCGCGAATTGCAGAGCTACCATGACAATTTCAACAATCATATCTATTTTGCCGGCGTCCGGAAATCGGGCCATTTTTTCTACGCCGACGAAAAGGTTGAACGGGTCGAGTTGGAGGTCGTCGATACGCTGTCCAGCCAAGACGAAGATGACGATTGGTTTTTTGCCAGCCTCAAGGACTCGTCACCTTACCACTTCAATGTGGATCACAATTCGGATTTGGGCGTGACCAACCTATGGATAAATTATGTCCTCCGCGAAGGCAGGAACGTCCACGGAGTGGTGGGCACGGGCATTCATCTGACCGATTTCATAGACGATTTCATCGCCTCGGATATTGATGACGTTACGGCGATGATGATTGGCAGCGGCGGCGCGATTCATGCCCACGCGGATGCGACCAAGATTGACCATAACGTTTTGGGCAAGTCGATGGACGACGATGCCGGGATCTGGGGTCTGCTGGGCTCAGATGAGGAACGCCAGTTGCTCCGCGATCGGATGGACAAGCTGAAATCCGGCGGGAAAGGGGCGGAAGCCATCTTTTTGCGCGTGGACGGCATCAATGGTCTGGTGGCCCTGTCTTATCTGGAGCCTCTCGATTGGTACAACATGGCGGTATTTGAGCCCAGTGCCCTGGTCGGACTCAATGAAGCCGGAACTCTGCTGGCGGCTCTTGTTCTCGCCTTCTCGATATCGGTGATTGCTTTCGTCGTCGGCCAGAACATCTTGGTCATCCGGCCCTTGAACCAGTTAACCCACGGAGCCCGCCGCCTGTCGGACGGCGACTATCATGTTCAGTTGGCTGTCGAGCAACAGGACGAACTAGGCGATCTGTCGCGGACTTTCAATACCATGGCCGCGACCATCGACGACTATACCAAAAATCTGGAAACCAAGGTCGATGAACGGACCCGCGAATTGTCCGAAGCCTACGAGATCATTACCGGCTCCATTGATTATGCCTCCCGCATCCAGCGCTCCGTTTTGCCCGAAACCGACGTCATGGATGACGATTTCCAGGACCATTTCATTATCTGGGAGCCCCGGGATGTGGTCGGCGGCGATCTCTATTGGCATCGCAATACGTTCAGCGGCCCGTTGATCATCGTCGCCGATTGTACCGGGCACGGTGTTCCGGGGGCTTTCATGGGCATGATCGCGACCGGCGCGCTCAACCATGCCCTGGCGGAAAACCCCGACGCGGACCCGGCAAGACTGTTGCAGCGGATGAATCAACTGGTCAAGGAATCCCTCGGTCAGGATCGCGATGATGGAGAATCCGATGACGGCCTGGAGCTGGGCATCTGTCATCTAGATCCCGAAGCCGGCGTGCTCCGCTTTGCCGGTGCCCGTTTTTCACTATTTGTCGGAGACCACGAAGGAATCAGAGAACTGTCCGGCGACAAGGCGGGCATCGGCTACCGCGCGGTGCCCGTGGACCAGACCTTCAAGGTTCAGACCATCGACAACCCGCAGGATTCAACCTTTTACATGTCCTCGGACGGTCTGATCGATCAGATCGGCGGCGACAGGCACCGCAGTTTCGGCAAAAAACGATTCCGGTCTCTTCTCGAGACCATCCGCCACCTTCCCCTGTCAGAGCAAAGGCAGCGGATTTTGGATGAGTTCGAAGCCTATCAAGGCCAGGAAGTTCGCCGCGACGATCTTTGCGTCGTCGGGTTCCGACCGCTGGTGCGATAA
- a CDS encoding ABC transporter substrate-binding protein — MVSIVHRPFFIIAVLSLLMGFPGIALAQDKEVAKVCYLNWGKQGGKHLPQQGFIPDLLATVLRKAGYEPIIDIIPWERCLEMVKRKTYDFVGSYWIGGEMDPWYDYFLPTTVDRINFIGTKGANLKSGRLEDLYGKRIGFLKGAGGLKSFRDQIDHFEAFEVSNDIAMIRMLKNGRIDAILSNSPHIIGLAETDYPELVDQLVVLQPPVQTNIASPAIAVDNPRRVEMKKRYNKAYQALVAEGIYQRLMEKHQIRVEHTMTADDLKVFEAAQR; from the coding sequence ATGGTCTCCATTGTGCATCGCCCGTTCTTCATCATCGCTGTCCTTTCCTTGCTCATGGGATTTCCCGGGATCGCCCTGGCTCAAGACAAGGAAGTGGCCAAGGTCTGTTACCTCAACTGGGGGAAGCAAGGAGGTAAACACCTTCCGCAACAAGGCTTTATTCCCGATTTGCTCGCCACCGTGTTGCGCAAGGCCGGGTATGAGCCGATCATCGACATCATTCCCTGGGAACGCTGCCTGGAAATGGTCAAGCGCAAGACCTACGACTTCGTCGGCAGCTATTGGATCGGCGGAGAGATGGATCCATGGTACGACTATTTCCTGCCGACCACCGTGGATCGCATCAATTTCATTGGCACCAAGGGCGCCAATCTGAAATCAGGTCGGCTTGAAGATCTCTATGGCAAGCGTATCGGCTTTCTCAAAGGCGCCGGGGGACTGAAAAGTTTCCGCGATCAGATCGATCACTTCGAAGCCTTTGAAGTCAGCAACGACATCGCCATGATCAGGATGCTGAAAAACGGGCGGATCGACGCCATTCTAAGCAATAGCCCACATATCATCGGATTGGCCGAGACAGACTATCCGGAACTGGTCGATCAATTGGTCGTCCTGCAACCACCCGTCCAGACCAATATCGCCTCCCCGGCCATCGCCGTGGATAACCCCCGGCGGGTCGAGATGAAAAAGCGCTATAACAAAGCTTATCAGGCGCTGGTCGCCGAGGGAATCTATCAGCGACTGATGGAAAAGCACCAAATACGAGTCGAGCACACCATGACCGCCGATGATCTGAAGGTTTTCGAAGCCGCGCAGCGTTGA
- the thpR gene encoding RNA 2',3'-cyclic phosphodiesterase — protein MFRLFVGIPFPVSVQASLEGLCHGVPGVRWVQPHSFHMTLRFIGEVDEDVAEDLDAALAGIHAPRFMMALSGVGCFDKRNKVKALWAGADKSSPLMHLFGKVESAVVRAGMPPEPRKFKPHVTLARSRNLSLEQAAPFLESRSQYLSEAFEVSRFTLFRSHLSREGAFYEPLAEYPLT, from the coding sequence ATGTTTCGCCTGTTTGTCGGCATTCCTTTTCCGGTCTCGGTGCAGGCCTCGCTTGAGGGCCTCTGTCACGGTGTTCCCGGGGTGCGCTGGGTACAGCCGCACAGCTTCCATATGACCTTGCGCTTTATCGGCGAAGTGGATGAGGACGTGGCCGAGGACCTGGACGCCGCTTTGGCCGGGATCCATGCACCGCGATTCATGATGGCCCTGTCCGGTGTCGGCTGCTTCGACAAGCGCAACAAGGTCAAAGCCTTGTGGGCTGGCGCCGACAAAAGCTCTCCCCTGATGCATCTGTTTGGCAAGGTGGAATCGGCGGTGGTCAGGGCCGGCATGCCGCCGGAACCGCGAAAGTTCAAGCCACATGTAACTTTAGCCCGGTCCAGGAACCTGAGCCTGGAACAGGCCGCGCCCTTTCTGGAAAGCCGCTCGCAATACCTATCCGAGGCGTTCGAAGTATCGCGCTTCACGTTGTTCCGCAGTCATCTGAGCCGCGAAGGCGCCTTCTATGAGCCGCTGGCGGAATATCCCCTGACCTGA
- a CDS encoding DUF1987 domain-containing protein encodes MEPIKLAGTSSHPEIDFDFDANRFFIGGYSYPENVKTFYDPVIDPLNQHLRGLSGATIEFRFAFNYFHSSTAQVLYSLFDRLDNCADAGNTVSIIWLHQADDEDMQEMGADFGDDLDHASFVTQVIEED; translated from the coding sequence ATGGAACCGATCAAGCTTGCCGGTACGAGCAGCCACCCGGAAATCGATTTTGATTTTGACGCCAACCGCTTTTTCATCGGTGGCTATTCCTATCCTGAAAATGTCAAAACCTTCTATGATCCGGTCATTGACCCGTTGAACCAGCACCTGCGGGGCCTGAGTGGCGCGACCATCGAGTTTCGGTTTGCCTTCAACTACTTTCACAGCAGTACGGCACAGGTTCTCTATAGCCTGTTTGATCGGCTGGACAATTGTGCCGACGCGGGAAATACCGTTTCCATCATATGGCTCCACCAGGCCGATGACGAAGACATGCAGGAAATGGGCGCGGATTTCGGCGACGATCTGGACCATGCCAGTTTTGTCACACAGGTCATCGAAGAAGACTGA
- a CDS encoding SiaB family protein kinase, with amino-acid sequence MLINQITSLRDHMRRDGVSFSFAGFMTEEVLTGIAHALKKKLEIEKAHVTTARGVFSIVVEMSQNIIRYSAETEMAEDEQDSDMRYGVMAVGREDDAYFVICGNIVRVEDAERLASNLEHVQGLDKDGLKALYKQTLRDGPPPDSKGAGVGFIEIAMRATKGFEYEFQDLNGVGVFFALKARL; translated from the coding sequence ATGCTGATTAATCAAATTACGTCGCTTCGGGACCATATGCGCCGCGACGGTGTGTCCTTTTCCTTCGCCGGATTTATGACCGAGGAGGTTCTCACCGGGATCGCCCATGCGCTCAAGAAAAAGCTTGAGATAGAAAAAGCGCATGTCACCACGGCGCGCGGCGTCTTCTCCATTGTCGTGGAAATGAGCCAGAACATCATTCGCTATTCCGCCGAGACTGAAATGGCCGAAGATGAGCAGGACTCGGATATGCGCTACGGTGTCATGGCGGTGGGTCGCGAGGACGATGCCTATTTCGTGATCTGTGGCAACATCGTCCGGGTCGAAGATGCCGAACGCCTGGCCAGTAACCTCGAGCATGTTCAGGGTCTCGACAAAGACGGCCTGAAAGCCCTGTACAAGCAGACCCTGCGCGACGGACCGCCGCCCGACAGCAAGGGCGCCGGTGTGGGATTCATCGAAATCGCCATGCGCGCGACCAAGGGATTCGAGTATGAATTTCAGGATTTGAACGGCGTGGGAGTATTCTTTGCTCTTAAGGCCAGACTTTAG
- a CDS encoding NADP(H)-dependent aldo-keto reductase: protein MQYTQLGRTGLEVSRICLGTMTWGEQNTEADAHAQLDMALDRGINFIDTAEMYPVAPRAATQGRTERYIGSWLKARGNRDRVIIASKVAAPSDFSKHIRPNMKFDRANITAAVDASLKRLNTDVIDLYQLHWPERETNFFGQLGYVHKEGQDFTPFAEVLQALDEQIQAGKIRYLGLSNETAWGLMKYLNLAESLGLPRMQSIQNPYSLLNRSFEVGLAEAAIREDCGLLAYSPLGFGVLSGKYLNGARPAGARCTIWERFGRYLNDRAQQATAAYVALARDHGLDPAQMALAYVTDRPFVTSTIIGATSTTQLATDMDSIDVTLSDEVLAAIEAIHDANPYPAP, encoded by the coding sequence ATGCAATACACACAACTGGGCCGTACCGGGCTCGAGGTCAGCCGAATCTGCCTGGGCACCATGACCTGGGGCGAGCAAAACACCGAAGCCGACGCCCATGCACAGTTGGACATGGCGTTGGACCGGGGCATCAATTTCATCGACACGGCGGAGATGTACCCGGTGGCGCCCCGGGCGGCGACCCAGGGCCGCACCGAGCGGTATATCGGCTCCTGGCTGAAGGCACGGGGCAACCGGGATCGGGTCATCATCGCCAGCAAGGTCGCCGCGCCCTCTGATTTCTCCAAACATATCCGCCCGAACATGAAGTTCGACCGGGCCAATATCACTGCCGCCGTGGACGCCAGCCTGAAACGGCTGAATACCGATGTCATCGATCTCTACCAGCTCCATTGGCCGGAGCGGGAAACCAACTTTTTCGGCCAGCTGGGCTATGTGCACAAGGAAGGCCAGGATTTCACGCCCTTCGCCGAGGTGCTGCAAGCGCTGGACGAACAAATACAGGCGGGCAAGATCCGCTATCTGGGCCTGTCCAACGAGACCGCCTGGGGTCTGATGAAGTATTTGAACCTGGCCGAAAGCCTGGGTCTGCCGCGCATGCAGTCGATCCAGAATCCCTATTCCCTGCTCAACCGCAGTTTCGAGGTGGGTCTGGCCGAAGCGGCGATCCGCGAGGACTGCGGGCTGCTGGCCTATTCGCCGCTGGGCTTCGGGGTATTGAGCGGCAAATACCTGAACGGCGCCCGGCCCGCGGGCGCGCGTTGCACCATCTGGGAGCGTTTCGGTCGCTATCTGAATGACCGGGCGCAACAGGCCACCGCCGCTTATGTTGCCCTGGCCCGCGACCATGGCCTGGATCCGGCGCAGATGGCGCTGGCCTATGTGACCGATCGCCCCTTCGTGACCAGCACCATCATCGGCGCCACTTCCACCACGCAGCTGGCCACCGATATGGACAGCATCGACGTGACCCTGTCCGACGAGGTCCTGGCCGCCATCGAAGCCATCCACGACGCCAATCCCTATCCGGCGCCGTGA
- a CDS encoding SpoIIE family protein phosphatase, whose translation MKILGVFIPLVLVAELTVFGFQTWSFYGEQKDELLDRLDNLVTVQSTGLASAVWEFDTDETQTLVSQIMDLPYVIGVTVRDESGEIFAAMGVTEEAPARPEFRQSAKILFSEQGNDQPVGTLEVTVTGDQINDALNDYLKFNGFVLLSLFVALVLSTLIATRLFIGRPLDLLKQAIEQDKADQSRPRVQWESADELGVVVKAYNSLQDAQEDADQQIKSYQAHLEELVEERTAKIRASIEYASVIQRSVLPHHTDFDAFFDRHFIIWKPRDVVGGDMYWLRPWGEGMLLALGDCTGHGVPGALMTMLATGALDRAQTEIRPGDVGKLTQRMHQILKDAQQVADGQGSDGMEIGICYFPNDRSKFQFCGARFSVFTSDGSRSEEIKGDRKGIGYGRLRMDQTYSAHSVPLDPARTYYLTTDGFIDQVGGEEKRCFGKRRFKETLSSVSQMEFGEQRKKLMQTFHAHRGSENQLDDLALIGFSF comes from the coding sequence ATGAAAATCCTGGGGGTTTTCATCCCCTTGGTGCTGGTTGCCGAGCTGACGGTGTTTGGCTTTCAGACCTGGAGCTTCTATGGCGAACAAAAAGACGAACTGCTGGATCGTCTGGATAACCTGGTGACCGTGCAAAGCACCGGTCTGGCCTCGGCGGTCTGGGAATTCGATACGGATGAAACCCAGACCCTGGTCAGCCAGATCATGGATCTGCCCTATGTCATTGGCGTGACCGTGCGCGACGAGAGCGGCGAAATCTTTGCCGCCATGGGCGTCACGGAGGAGGCTCCCGCGCGTCCGGAGTTCCGGCAGTCCGCCAAGATCCTGTTCAGTGAACAAGGCAATGATCAGCCGGTGGGAACCCTGGAGGTTACGGTTACCGGAGATCAGATCAATGATGCGCTGAACGACTATTTGAAATTCAATGGGTTTGTGCTGTTGAGCCTGTTCGTCGCCCTGGTGCTTTCTACCCTCATCGCCACACGCTTGTTCATCGGGCGGCCCTTGGATCTTCTCAAACAGGCCATTGAACAAGACAAGGCCGACCAATCCCGGCCCCGGGTCCAGTGGGAAAGCGCGGACGAGTTGGGCGTGGTGGTCAAAGCCTATAATTCTCTTCAGGACGCTCAGGAAGATGCGGACCAGCAAATTAAGAGCTATCAGGCGCACCTGGAGGAACTGGTCGAGGAACGCACGGCAAAAATCCGCGCGTCAATCGAATATGCCAGCGTCATTCAGCGCTCGGTTCTGCCCCATCACACCGATTTCGATGCCTTCTTCGACCGCCATTTCATCATCTGGAAGCCCCGGGACGTGGTGGGCGGCGATATGTATTGGCTACGCCCCTGGGGCGAAGGCATGCTGTTGGCCCTCGGAGACTGCACCGGCCATGGGGTGCCTGGGGCGTTGATGACCATGCTGGCTACCGGGGCTCTTGATCGGGCGCAAACGGAAATTCGGCCTGGCGACGTGGGCAAGCTGACCCAGCGCATGCACCAGATTCTCAAGGATGCGCAGCAGGTGGCCGACGGGCAGGGCAGTGATGGCATGGAGATCGGTATCTGCTATTTCCCCAATGATCGTTCGAAATTCCAATTCTGCGGCGCGCGGTTCTCGGTTTTTACCTCCGACGGCTCCCGGTCCGAGGAAATCAAGGGTGACCGTAAGGGGATCGGCTATGGCCGCCTGCGCATGGATCAGACCTATTCGGCCCATTCGGTTCCCTTGGACCCGGCCCGGACCTACTATCTCACCACGGACGGATTTATCGATCAGGTTGGCGGTGAAGAAAAACGGTGTTTCGGCAAGCGCCGTTTCAAGGAGACCCTGTCCTCGGTTTCTCAGATGGAGTTTGGCGAACAGAGGAAAAAGCTGATGCAAACCTTCCACGCGCACCGTGGGTCGGAGAATCAGCTTGATGACCTTGCCCTTATCGGCTTTAGTTTTTGA